From Cervus elaphus chromosome 10, mCerEla1.1, whole genome shotgun sequence:
TCTCTAAAGCAATAAGGGGGTGATGGGCCAGGGGGAAACGTCTTGCTGCTGCTGGCCCCCCAGCTCCCCCTTTCCTCAAGCCAGTGTTTGGTGGCATTAGAGGTGTGGGGGGAGTACTGTTGTGACTGAATGTAACTGCCCCCGCCCCTGCCgcagccaatgcagggggagggggggtgaCACTCTTCCCCGtctcttccttccccttcccccccaGCTAAAGAGACTTTGAATTTAGGGGGCCCTTGAGCCTGGAGAGGCCTTAACCCTGTGAGGAAGTGTAGGGGgagccctctcccacccccatccccttctGAGAGTGGTCAATGTTTACAAGCCCCTGAGCCCCCCAGCCCAGGGACTCTGCCCCTTGCTGTCCTTCCCCAGCCCGTCTTCCTGGGCCCCTGCTGCTCGCCCGCCCgtcctggggttggggtgggtgCAGGGGCCATTCTGTAACCTGTCGTCTGCCTTGTACCCACAATCTCCCCCACCCCATGTGACCCCTTCTCTTCTATCTGCCTCTGTAAATACTTCCTCCCAATAAAACTTGGTGTGTGTTCTCCCCATCTGCTTCTTGAGTTTTTTCCTTGGGCGAAGGGAATGCTGGGAATGACAGACACAACTCAAAGAGCTGGGAATGAGCCTTGGGTGGGGGGCAGCCAGACCAGAAACCGGAGCGCTGTGCCTGTGGGATGCCCATGACCTTCGACCCAGAGGAGGTGGTCCTGCCTGTGATCCGGCCTCTGACTGAGGCAGCGTGTTATCCCCCTGACTGCTACTCgggggcacccccacccccaccccctctgctGCTGGAAGCTGAGACTACAGTGAGGAAGACAACAAGCAAGGGTAGAGACCAGGTACAGAGTTGGAATTGGTTCCTTtatggaaaaactgaaaatataataaaaattaaaataaaaccagTTTTAAAAAAGCCAGCCCCTGGAGTTtccacctcctgcctctggccctcCAGCGGGATGAGGCCCCAACCCCAGGGCAGCGAAAGGATGAGGGCCTTCTGGCCCTCCTCTTTCCCCATTCTATCCCCATCTTAATCTCCACAGTGGGGGCCCCGGGAGGAACCAAACCTGGGTAGGGGAGCAGGGACCCAAGGCCCCGTGGCCCGGGGAGGGAGGCTCGGTGTGCACCCAGCCCCAGAGCTCCCGGCCTGTAGTGTGGGCACGGGCAGGGCCCCTCCTAGCCTGGGCCCAGTTGGGGTCGGGGCTGTTAGTTCCAGATCTTGAGGAAGGAGTCCCAGGAGCCTGTGGCCACAGCCATGCCATCATCAGTGACCCCGAGGCAGCTCACACGGTTGTCGTGGCCTGCGAGGACACCTGGGGCGGAAGGGGGCATCAGAACCCCTCTGGCCCGGTTCCCCTGTCCCTGCCTGCCCCCCTGCTCAGCTCCCGGTCTCACCTGCGCGGTCGCCCTTCATGGCATCCCAGATGTTGCAGTTGAAGTCGTCGTAGCCCGCGAGCAGCAGCCTGCCGCTGCGCGAGAAGGCAACAGAGGTGATGCCGCAGATGATGTTGTCATGCGAATACATGAGGAGCTCCTGGTCGGCCCGCAGGTCAAAGAGGCGGCATGTGGCGTCATCCGAGCCCGTGGTGAAGGCGTAGCCGTTGGGGAAGAACTGCAGGACGTAAGACCAGAGTGGGGTGAGGCCGCAGGGAGGGCTGGGAGCCTGGCAGAGAGGGGCCGTCCCAGCTCGCCCAGAACTTACGGCCACGGCGTTGATGTCAGATTCGTGGCCGATAAAGGTCTGTCGACACATGGAGTCCCGCACGTCCCACAGCTTGATGGAGGCGTCACAGGCGCCCGACACGAAGGTGCGGCCGTCGGGGGCCAGGGACAGGGACATCACATCCCCACTGTGTCCGGCAAAGCCCACCGTCTGCTGGCCGGTCTCAATGTCCCACAGGGCACTGGAGAGGTgatgggaagaaggaaagggTCAGAGACGGGTGAGGACAGATGCCCTCTGCCCTACCCCCCACCGCCTGAGCCCAGGCCCAAGCCCGCCTCGGCGCTGGGGGCACTGGCAGCCAGCGCCTGCTCCTGCCCCAGATGAGGAGGGGTCCCACCCTCGTGCCTCCTTCCTGCCGCCAGAACAAGAGGCAGAGGGGTTCGCAAGGAGGGTGCTGCCACTGCTGGAGCAGGGGATGCACTACCTGCAGCGTAAGCCCTGAGGCGGTgttcccccgccccgccccggcagGAAGTGAGGGTGAGCCCCGGCCGCCTGGCGCTGGCAGGGCCTCACCAGGTGGTGTCCCCAGAGCTGGTGATGATTTGGTTGTCATCCAGGAAGCGGCAGCACGACAGGTACCCTGAGGGAAGCGGCTGGTGAGCGGGGGGCTGTCAGAGGCCGGCGCAGCCCCTGCCCCCGCCACAGGGCCCGGGACGGCCAGGCCCACTCACCGGTGTGGCCAGGCAGCTCCCGGCTGACCCTGACATTGCCCTCACGGGTCTTGAGGCTGTAGATGGAGCAGATGTTGTCCAGCCCCCCGCAGGCCACGAAGTTCCCTGAGGGCGCGTAGGCACAGGTCATGACCCAGGAGGAGCGCAGCGGGATGGCGTGGACCTGGGAGCGAGGGGTAGTGCCCAGGGTGAGAGCCGGCCCGGCGCCGCAGCCCCGACCTGTCAGCCGCAGGCGCCGCCCCTACCTTGTTGGTGGTGTAGCTGTCCCAGATGATGAGCTTGCCGTCCTGGGAGGCGCTGACCAGCAGCCTGCGGGAGTGAGGCAGGAAAGCCAGAGGGGTCAGGGTGGGAAGGCCCCTCTGGAGGCAGGACACCCTTCCCCCCTCCCATTTGGTGAGAGACAACTTCCGGCAGCAGCCCAGAAGTTCCCCGCTCGGTTTGGTACTGTTTCCCCGGCCCCTGGGGGCATCTGGGAGTCAGGTCTTCCCAAACTGACTTGCCAACACGGGCATCCTATTTGAGGTGCCCGACGTGCAAGGAggcccctgcccaccctgccTCAGCCCAGGGTGAACACGATGGCTCAGCACACAGCCCTGACTTCACCCACCTTGAGTCTGTCCCCCAGTGCATGGCATAGATTTTGGCCAGGTGCCCACGGAGGGTCCTCCGTGTCCTCATCTGGATTCTCCCCACTGGGTCCAGCCCAGCTGTGATCTGGGGGTGGAGGCAGAATGGGCTCAGGAAGGTTCGGGTGGCAGGGCCCACGGAGAAATATGCCTCCCACCTGAACTCCTTCCCTAAAGCCAAGTCCAGCACTGATTCCTCTCACCTGGGTCAGTGTTGAATCCCCACATGCTTTTCGGGCATCCTATAAGAGATGGCAGAGCCCGTCAGAGAGGCAGGGAAGatggggaggagagaaaagagaacggAAGACAGGGGAATGAAAAGGATGAGACAGGAAGAGATTAGGGTACTGCCCCCCaccacgcagacacacacacccctcccgtGCCTCCCCTGGCCCGGTACACACAAGCCACCAGGCCCTGCCCGCTCGGCTGCCCGCCAGTCCCTCACCCGGATCTGGTTCCGGAGCTGCTCGGCCTCCTGTCTCAGTTGCTCCAGCTCACTCATGGCGCCGGGCCCGTGGGGCGGGGTTGGGGGCGGCTGGGGGCCGCGGgacgggggctgggggaggcagctCCTCGCCGTTGGCCCGAGGCCTGGGGGATGCAGGGCTGACGTCAGGCCCAAGGCCGCCGGGGAAGCGGGGGTAAAGGCGGGGCCGAAGCGCGGCCCGGAAGGGGTAAGCAccggtgggagggagggggaggggcgccAGCAGTGGCCGCGGTTCCCCGGGGCAGAGCCCGGGTCTCTGGCCCGGAGAGACGTAGCTGTGACCCGAGCAACAGCTGACTTCCCCAATCTTCCTCCCGCCCCCCGGAAACGGAGCGAGAAGTGCAAGAGGAAGCGCAAGGGAAACCCCTCCCTCGGACAGCAGCCCGGGCGGGACACCCGTGGCAGGAACTGGGGGGCTGGCGGAGGAGGGGTGCGGGGGAGAGTCCCTTCGAAAACAGACCCGGCGTCCGCCCCGGCCGCACAGGCACCGCCCTCCTAGCACCTAATTTTAAAAGGGGCGGTGCCTCGTTAAATTCACCCCTATACGCCGcacaccctccacacacacacacccccagcttcgactgggggtgggggagaccaCAAGGGAAAGCTGGGCTGTTCGTGGGGTTGCCTAGGCAACCGTCACCCGGACTGAGAGCACCTCATTGGTGAAGTGCCCCCACCCTAGCCCGGTTGCCAGGGCAACCGCATCCACGGCTGAGACCTGTAGGGTGGGtgaccccacccccggccccatCGCCCCCGCCCGACCCAGCCTCCCGCCCCTCCCGGAGCCGGCCTAGGTGGCTGTTTATAGGATTTGGGGAAAGCCGATTGGGCACTAATAGGTTCGGGACGGCTCACCCCGGATTATCCCTGGGCCGGCTGCGCCCCATTAGCCACCCGCGGCGGGTGGAGGCGAGGGTGGCGGGGAAGGCAGCCCCAAGCCGCTGCTCCCTCCAGCGCCGAGGCCGCCCGCCCCGGCGCGCCCGCAGAAAGCCCGTGGGAGCCGCTCTCCGGTAATTAGGTCTCGGAAGAGAGGTCCCGGGCCCCGAAGCGCGGAGCTGCTCTCTCCCAGGCGCCGGCGGGCGCGCTTAGCGGGCGGCCCCAGGCGGCCTAGCCCCTGCGCCCTCCGCTCCCCCAGAGCCCTGCCGCGAGCTCGGCGCCGGGGCCTCAGGGGCCTGGATGGCTCTGCTCCAGGACCCGGAGTCATACCCCCCACTTTGGACACCTGTGTGATCTGGCCATGCACACAGCACTCTGCCGACCCAGGCGTCCCCCCAATCCCCCCCGCCCGGGTcccacttcccccaggccctgggCGTTCTTCTTCCCCACTGACATTTCCccttggtctgttcagatttctACGCCAGCGCCAGAGGACGCCCCTCTAAAGAAAGGAGTGGGGGCAGAGCTCCCCACCCTACTTCCCCAGCTCCGGACAAAGCCCCTTCCTTCCAGCTGCCGGCAGGCCAGGCCGGGCGGCAACGCCAGACGCCCCGGGCAGAAGGAAGCAGCAGGCCAGAAGGAAGCAGCAGGCCAGGAGGAAGCCGCTGGGGGCGGGGGCGACGCTCCCAGCCCTCAATCCCCATCACCTTCCAGGGCCCCCCTCGGCGGCCCCGGACTCTGGGCATACAGCAGCCGGGGTCCCAAGGAGAAATGTGGGTGCCACCGCCTCCGCAGGTCTGGCGGGGCGAAGGGGAGGAGACAAGGGAGGGTCCCTGGATCTGGCAGCTGGAAGGCGCGGGCCGGTGCCGCGCTGCGAGGCGCAGTGGGCCTGGCCCTCCGGCCCCCACGACCTCCATTTTGCCCAAAAGATagctaggtgtgtgtgtgtgggaggtcGGCTGGGAGCCAAGCGTGGGGTCAGGACTACTAAAGGGAATAGGGTGCCGAGGTGTCTGGTTCAGGGTAATGGGGCCAAAAAAGACGGGGCAGAACCCAAATCGAGGAGAGACGAAGGGAGGGACAGCCTCGCGGCCTTGCCTGCCTCTCTGAGGATTCTGGAGTTTTGCAAGACGAACGCCGGCGGGGGTGCGAAATGCGAAGACACGAGGGGTGCTACTCAGGGGCCGGCAGGAGGGTGGTAGTGGTGGGGAAAGGGGGCGGGACGAGGCCTAGAGGAAGCCCCGAATTTAGACCCCCAACTTCTCAGGGAGCAAGAGGCAGGTGGGGCTAGGATGGGGTCTGGGGCCAGGCGAAACACCCCGCGATGGTGCCAGGAGCGCGTGAGTTAATTGGGGGCGAGGGTCCCCCTGTTCCCCTTCCGGGTTTGGAAGCGACGGGGCCAAAAGAAGGGAGGGGAGGTCTGGAGAGTTACGTCCGCTCCCGAGAGGCCAGACCGGGGAGACAGACGGAAGAGAGGTTCCCCCATGGGAATTTGGGGCTTGCGGGGGGGATGAGGACTCCTTTTATCTGCGGAGGTACCTGTGGCGGTGGGACTCTGCGAAGGGTCGCTAGAGGAGCGCGGGAGGTCCTGTCTTCCTCCGCGGCGGAGGCGGCAGCGGCGACGCGGATGGATTTCCTCAGTCACCCCAACTCAACCGTCCAGCGCTGCTCTCCCCGGAGCGGAGGGATCCCGCCCGCCAGTGACGCGGCCGTCGCCGCCGCGCCCAGGGCCCGGCTGGGCGAGACCAACTGCTCAGTGGGGGGAGGCCGGAAGGGAAAATATCACTTAAGCGGCAAAGATTGACCCTGTCACATCAAAGATAGTTCTCCCCGATATTCTCAAGCAGAACGGGCCGAAACAAATGCTTTGCTTCCCGAAAAGACGCAAGACATCCccccctggggctggcagaggtgGTACCGGCAGAGGGGAGGGTGAAACCGCTGGCTGGTCACGTGACCCGCCCTCCCGGATTGGGCGGCTCCAGACTGGGAAGAGGAGCTCGACGCCCCAGTTCTCCGCCTTGGCTCCGCCCCTGTCTGTGAGGCCACGCCCCTTTGGAGGGGCGGGGTTAGAGAGATGCCGGGCAGCGGGTCTCAAAGGTGGTAGAGGAGAGAGCGGCCATTCTGAAGGTAGCCGAGCAGGGAGGAGTAGGGGCCAGGCCAGCTCCTGAGAATTCAGGTGTGCTGTGAAAAAAGTCCTGCCCAGGCAATGTCCCCGCGTTGTCCAGTGGGCTGCATGACACTGTAATAACAACTCGTATTTATTGATTTCCACgcttatttaatcctcacgaAAATATTATGAAGTACTGGCACTGTCCCCATTTAAAATAGTGGAAACATTCCTAGGGCTGCAGAGTTGCGACATGAACCAGGGCAGCTTTATCGACTTTATTGTGTGCGATGCTAGCCTCTTGATGAACCCCTCTCTGGACCATCCCTGCAAAAGGCTGAGAATATAAGTGCCTCAGCTTCCAAATTTACAAAATGAGACTATTGATAGCTACTTCCCCTGCAAATCACCTTGGTTAGTTATGAGATCCGGACGGATTGTGAAAATGTTCTGGTAAGTTCAAGTCAATGAAGAGCCTTCATTGAGTCCTCATGCAATTTAAAAGTACCAAACACTTTTTATGTAGCCTCTGTTAAAGGCATTACAAATAGTTTTCAAaccactcctctgtccaagggattctccaagcaagagtactagagtgggtagccagtcccttctccaggggatcttcccaacccagggatggaacttggtctcctgcattgcagacagattctttaccatctgaaccatggGGGAAGCAcgttagttcctcaaccagagattaaacctgggccccagcagtgaaagcacggagtcctaaacccactggaccaccagggaattcccatcaaAGCaccaatttttaaaggaaattttttaaaaagtcattcttaGTTATGCACAAATTCCATTTACGTGCACTCACCATTTCAGTAATATATTAACAGTAGATAATAGATGTCAGAATTTGGAAGGGACCTTATAATTTACTTCTATTTCCTCTTAATCTACATATGGGCAAAGAGACTTCCCTAAAGTCATTTAGAAAACTAGCAGCCTCAGACTAGAACccaattttgtttatctctaTAAGGCATCTGACACTGCTTCCTCTCACTTTGGTTTCTGTACTAATATGCTTCCTTACTTTAACtcagtcagcaaatatttattgagtcccaGTGATGTCTTAGGCCCTGGTGACACAGCCTTGAGTTTGTGTACCCTCCTTTGCCTGCAGGGAGCTTAGTGTATACAGAAGAGATGATGGTAGACAATCATGTGCATAACTATCAGTACTGGTGGCTTGGAAGTGCCATTTACTGAGAGCAGAGCAGTTGAGAGAGGATATATTTGGGGAGGAAGATCAagagtttttgtttggtttttaacatttatttatttattttatttggctgcgctgtgtCTTGGTTGCGACACGCAGGCCTCTCTCTAGTTatagcacgtgggcttagttgcccggtggcatgtgggatcttagtcccccaaccagagatcaaacctgcatcccctgctttggaaggcatatttttaaccactggatcagcagAGACGTCCCAAGATCAAGGGTTCTAAGTTGGGACGTGTTAGGCTTGAGGTGCCTAGGAGAGGTGCAAGGCAGAATGCTCAGCAGTGGCAGTCTAAGTAGGTCTGGGGCTCAGCAGGAATCTGGGTTGGAATAAAGCCTTGGGAATGAGTGGCATTTTAGAGCAGATGAAGTCATAAAGAGGTTCAGGGAAAAGACAAGATGGCCTCAGACCAAGCCCTGAGGAGCTCCAACATTTAAAGGTCAGGCAGAGAACAAACTGCCAAAGGAGAAGCCAGCTAAGAAGAAAATCGGGAGAAGGTGGAATTCTGGAACgcaaaagaaaagaatgttccAAAAAGGAATGGTATATGTTGTTGAATGCTGCTGAGAGGTGAGATAAGGCTGAACTGGGAAGCGGGCATAGGGTTGACCACCATGGAGGCTGATGCTGGCTTTGTGTGGAGCTTTTGCACTGGGTGCTCCGCTTGCAGCGGGCTGAGGGCAAGTAAGAAATGAGGCAGTGGAGATGACCAAGGTGGCCCAAACTTTGGGAGATTGGCTGGGAGCGGGTGGAGGAAggtgcagcagcagcagtgggagaATGTGGAATCAAGATATTTGTGTTTTGATGGGAACTACGAGAGCTTGTTTAGATAATAATGTGAAGGACAGTGAGGAGAGAGAGGTGAAGATACAGATAGGTAGGGGATGACCAGTGGATGGCCAGTTTCTATGAGAAGGCAGAAGCTCTGGAGCACATGTGGAAAATCTGGCCCCGATGTGGGACACTTCGTCCTCCCTCTGACTGTTCTTTCTCAGGCTTCTCCTCAGCCTTTGCCACCTTCCAGGATCTTTTATAAACACTGATTTTCTGGGATCCCGACTTCAGCCTCTTCTCACTCCAAGTTATTCACGGTGACTCCAATCAGTACTGGGACTTTCATTACCCACGATTGCTCATCACTCTCAAATCTCTATCTTCTCATGCAGATTTGATGTCTGTCCAACTGTAGATTGAACATCTCCACCTGGATGTTTTTGGACATTGGTGCACTGTTGGAGTCAGCTAGTGCCAGCTTGGACCAGCTCACAAGAGCCTACTGTATCCCTCTCTTCCCAACTCCTTATTCAATGAGGTCATGTTGATAATAGTAACATCATCAtcatggtgggagtatttacgCCATGGAAGTCAGCATATGCTTGAGATCGAGGTTCCCCTTCCCTGCAGAGTTGGTTGTTAAAACCATGACCACACTCCACTGTTTATAGATGTCTCACTCAACATATTCAAAACTAAAGTAatcctcctccaccccaccccatcctgcccAGCCCTACCCCTCCTCTGAGTCTCTTGGCCCAGATAACAGCACCACCATCCACCCAGGAGCTTCTCTCTTCCTCATGCCTCATATCCAAAGGATAGTCAGTTAGTTAGACTATAGTCCAAGCTGCTAGAATGAAGAGTCCtcaaaactcagtggcttaagcAACAACCCCAAACTAGATCCTTCAGGATTCTGGGACATCTTGGCCCTCCTCAACCTGTGGCTTCCACCTCTGTGTCCAGTGTGGCCCAGGCATTTCCCACTACTGTATCTGAACCTCGTCTCTCAGGAAGGGGGTGTGGCATGGAAGCACAAGTTCTTTTCTATTTAAGGACACCACAAACTTCTACTCAGAAGTTGGCCAGATGCAAGGAAGGCCGGGAAGTGTAGTCTGTAGCCATATACCCAGCTAAAACATAGCTtgtaaagaaagaagggagatggCGATTGAGGTAAGGCTGGCAGTCAATGTCATCTGTAGATACAGCTTGTCAATGCTACTTCTCCAGTACTGCTTAAATCTATCCCTTCTACTGTATGCCAACAGCTACTACCTTTGTTCTTGCCTGTTTCCTAGTCTTTCAGGATAGTCCCTCTCTAATCAACCTACCAAATAGCTGCTAGAAGATGTCTTTCTACAATGCAAGTTGGATCATATAACTTTGCTGTTCAGAACCATgcagggtccagtggttaagaatctgcggccaatgcaagaaacacaggttcaatccctggtctgggactaaagattccacatgccgccaGGCAAcagagcctgtgcaccccaaGTATTGAAGCCATgtgtggcaactactgaagcccacgcgccctagagcctgcgctccgcaactagagaagcctgcgtactacaactagagaaagcccatgcacagcaatgaagaagtCAGTGTGCTGGAACAAAGACCcggagcagccaaaaataaacaaataaaaattatacacacacacacacacacacatataaaccatTCAGTAGTTCCCCACTGACTCCATGAGAAGGGCCAAAATTCTTTGCAAGACACACAGGCTGGGGCTTGTCCTGTCTACTAAGAATGCCTTCCACCCCGACTCCCCTTCCACTTCCTTGTCAACtgggaaatttttcattttctcattcttgGTTTAAATATTGCCTTCCTGACTACACTGTTGTTTGTGCCCCACTGCAATGCTGGCTCCATGCCTGTTGCAGCCTTCACTGGACTGTTTTTTCCTGGGCACTTGCCACCTGCACTAGGGGCTCCCTGGGAAGCCAGGGCACTTGGTTTGTCTGGTGAGAGTTCACCCAGCAATGAACGGACCCTCACAAGATGCCAAGTCACATCCAAGATGTGGGGCCTAAGGGTCGTGATCCTACCACCTTTGTTGTCGTTAGCAGGTGCTCAGGTTTAGCCAATGTGAGAACCGTTAGATGACTTTATTGAGCTAATCATCTAATCATCCATCTTCCAAAACAGACATTAAACTCAGAGTCACATCAAGTTATGTGAGTCATTTTATTCCCAGTGCCTATCAGACACCTGGAAAACATCAAACACCTAAGAAATGAATAGAAGCATGGCAACATTTTCCCCCAGATCAATACTCTTCACATACCACAGTTCAAATCTCAactctggtccagtggttaagaccctgagctcccaatgcaggagactggggttcaatccctggttggggaactagatcccacatgccacaactaagagttcgcctgctgcaactagaaaggaaaaaaaaaaaagatcctgagtgctgcaaccaagacctggcacagccaaatatatacataaaatctcAGCTCCATACCTTTACAAACTGAGTGGGCCAGTCACTTACCTCTCCGTGCCTCTGTTTCCCCTGCAAAATGAGGATGATGATCAGATCATTATGAGGACTACATTACTTAGTATTTGTAAAGCATTtgtaacagtgcctggcacatagcagatgcTTTGTATTTGCTAAGTAAAAATAGAGTTCAGGGACGAATGTGTCGGTCTTTGACTACTTTTGTAGTTTCATCTTCCCCTGACACTGGTCTTTGCCAGCAGCTCGCATCCAACTCTCCTATTTCCACATATGGCAGAAATGTCCACCTCCCTAGACCTTTGCTCACAGTGTTCTCTGGGTAGAAGACCTTTTCCACCTAGTTCACTAGTGGCCCCTATTTATCCTTCACAGTTCAGCTCAAACTTCACTTTTGGAAGTCTCCCTGGACTCTCAGAGACAGGTAGCCCCTCCctcctctgagcctccatttcacCACATTTTCATGCACAGCTGAGATCCCCATTGCACTAAAACTGCTTGAGAGCAGGGATATATTTTATGCACCTTGGTATTCCCATAGCTTGCATAATGCCTGGCACACTATAGGCATAAaggatgtttgttgaatgaatgaatggatggatgaaataCATTAATAAACTTTACCTTAACCACTTGCATCATGCAATAGAATATCATGTCAGATCCTATGACAAATGAAAATTGGCCACAGTTGACTGGGAAATAAGTCTAGTCCTGTAGTTCACTGTAGCTTTTGTACCAACCATGAGAGGGAAAGTCACCTTACTAGATAGACTACAGATTTCTATGAATATGTGGATGATAATATTAAAGCCTAAAAACACCCAGGGGTTTTCTCAAGACCCAATGTTTGCTGAATAGTCCTGTATCCCTAGCACTTAGCCAG
This genomic window contains:
- the GNB2 gene encoding guanine nucleotide-binding protein G(I)/G(S)/G(T) subunit beta-2; the protein is MSELEQLRQEAEQLRNQIRDARKACGDSTLTQITAGLDPVGRIQMRTRRTLRGHLAKIYAMHWGTDSRLLVSASQDGKLIIWDSYTTNKVHAIPLRSSWVMTCAYAPSGNFVACGGLDNICSIYSLKTREGNVRVSRELPGHTGYLSCCRFLDDNQIITSSGDTTCALWDIETGQQTVGFAGHSGDVMSLSLAPDGRTFVSGACDASIKLWDVRDSMCRQTFIGHESDINAVAFFPNGYAFTTGSDDATCRLFDLRADQELLMYSHDNIICGITSVAFSRSGRLLLAGYDDFNCNIWDAMKGDRAGVLAGHDNRVSCLGVTDDGMAVATGSWDSFLKIWN